The genomic window GTCGTAGTGGCTTTGAAACCCTCCACCGGATTTCGGAAGATACATATTACCTCAGTAGTGGCATCTTGGCTGGTCATTTTTTGACTAACACAATGGAAGCTAGCCTAGAGCGTCAGTCAACTTAAGCGCTGTATGTTTAGGCTGGAAGCCGACTGCTCAAACAACTCTGGCAACGTTCAATGTCTCATACCTGATCTTAAGAAGTCATCGTTTATTTTCACCAACCTACTGAGTTGTATACTAAAAAAGTAGTTATCAAATTATCGTCAGGATTTTAGCATTTTTACCGAACCGTGTAGTCTGGAGTTGAGTTTCGTGAATCCTAAAGTATCTGTAATTATCCCTGCTTACAATACTGAAGCTTATATTGCCAAGGCAATAGAGTCAGCCTTAGAGCAAACGCTCACTGATATTGAAGTTATCGTGGTCGATGATGGTTCAAGTGATAAAACTGTAGAAATCGTTAAAAGTTTTACTGACCAACGTCTCAAACTAATAGTTAATCAACAAAACCTTGGGGTTTCTGCTGCGCGTAATCGTGCTCTCAGAGCAGCCCAAGGAGAATGGATTGCTGTTCTTGATTCAGATGACTGGTATGCTCCCGAAAGATTAGAAAAACTTGTGTTGCTGGCAGAGGAAACAAATGCAGACATGATTGCTGACGATCCTTATTTAATCAAAGATGGTGCTACATCTCCTTGGAGTACATTGATTCAAGAAAGTGGAGAACATATAGATAAAATTCTCCAAATTGATCTCATTTATTTTGTGGAAACTGATATTTATGGAAAAGCAGGATTGCGTCTTGGTTTAAGCAAGCCTATATTCAAACGAGAATTTCTGGTTAAGCACGGCATTGATTACGATGAAACCATCAGCATAGCTGAGGACTTTTGGCTTGATCTGAAATGCTTAATCAATGGCGCTCGCTTTTTTATTGTGCCAGAACCCTATTATTTCTACCGCTCACGCCCTATTTCTCTTGTACGTCAAAGCATATTGTTACGTCTAAATCAATACATAAGTGCTACTAATTCTTTCATGCAACAAGAAGTTGTGAAAAAAAATCCAGCTTTAATGCATGCTCTGTCTTATAATCTTGCAGTTTATCAGAAAAATCTAGCTTACTTTCAAGTTGTAGTGCCTATAAAGCAAGGAAAATGGTTAACAGCATTAAGAAAAATGGGAGAAAACCCCTACTTTTTCCCTGATTTTCTTTCCCGATTTAACACTATTATCGAACGTCGAATTCAATACTATGTGAGGGGTAATAAATCAGTTTATGACATGTCTTATAACCTAAATAAAAAACGAAAAGCTACCAATTAGTATTATTACAGTTTTATCAAGAAATAATACATCCTTAGAGGATTGTTTAAAAGGGTCTTTTGCTCTCCTAGTTAGGACAGCAAAGTATCTCAGTATATGGCTAAAACCTTGATTTATCGTCGAAGTTAACCCAAGTGAGAATAGCAAAATTATACCTATTGGGACTTTTAAAACATTCTCTTACATAGTCAGAATCAGCCTTAAGGTTAAAAACCTGGTCAGGCAATAAGTATTTGTCATTATCCCTACTTACAAAACAAAGGCAGATGACAGTCTTGCTGAAGGTAGGAGGAAAGTACTAATCAAGCAAAACTTTAATTGTGGATCATTGCTCACTAAAATAACAGTTATAAATCCTAATAGACTAGAGCATTGTTTACGAGACATCAGGGCTTAGATCTGATAGAAATCTGCCCAGCAGGGCTTCATGTCATCCCCTCAGGCTTTATTTATATTCAAAACTCCGCACTCATTACTCAGTTATCAGAACTCTGTGGTAAGTGTGGTGCTCCCTAATTAAGCTTTTTGGCAAATACTATAGTTATCTATTGAGTCAAAATTGGGCAAACTAAAATTACACCACAATTAAAGTGCAAAATGGTACAAAGCGTCATTAAAAGTAAGTAGGCAGGAACCAACCTAACTATGTAACAAAATGTAAAACCGTCAAAGTCCTTGTGATTGCAACTCTTGGAGACGCTACGCGTAGCTTGCTTCTCCGTAGGAGTACGTTGTACTCCGTTTCAATAGCAATGACATACTTATAAATTTTTCCCCCCATTTACTTAAATCTACCCTTTCTACTTGTTTGATCTGGCATGTTGCACTAGTTGTAATAACCGTCTCGGTTGCAAACTGCCAGTTCATGGTTTCAATGTTCTAAAAAAGGACTGAAAAAAGCTAGTACAGCACTGCGTAAATAGACCAACGATTGGAAATAGCCCAAAAGTCTAGCCTATATTTTGACTTTTGACTTCCATTTCTGCTTTGTGGTACGAGCCTAGAAAGTCATTTCTGGGCGCAATAATTCAAATCTCAGTTTGAATGCACTTTTCCTCCCAAACACTTACAACCTGCTTTTGGATTCAAATTCTCTATGTCAGACCCCAACATTGGTCGCTTACTCAGCAAACGCTACCAACTCCAGGAGTTAATCGGTACTGGAGCAATGGGTCGAGTTTATCGTGCTAAAGATACCTTGTTGGGAGGTGTACCTGTTGCAGTTAAGTTTCTGGCGCTATCAATCCAAAATGAAAAGATGCGATTGCAAGACCGTTTTGAGCGAGAAGCAAAAACCTGTGCCTTACTAGGGCAAAAAAGCATCCACATTGTCCGAGTCATGGACTATGGCGTAGACGACAATAACACTCCGTTCTACGTCATGGAATACCTACAAGGACAAAGCCTGAACAATATTATTCGCAAGCAACGACTGCCTTTACCAAGATTCCTGAGTATGGCGCGTCAACTCAGCCTGGGGTTGCAGTGCGCTCATGATGGCATCCCAGTTGAGGGTACTATTTGCCCAATTATCCATCGGGATGTCAAGCCAAGCAATATACTGGTGATTCAAGATGCCAGTTTCGGAGAATTGGTCAAAGTTCTAGATTTTGGGATTGCAAAGTTATTACAGTCAGATGGCGATCATACAAAATTCTATTTGGGGACATTGGCTTATTCTTCTCCCGAACAGATGGAGGGTAAAGAATTAGACAACCGTGCTGATATTTATAGTTTGGGAATTATGATGTTTGAGATGCTCACAGGCAAAATGCCACTGGTAGTCCCATCTCATTCTTTTGGAGCATGGTATAAAACACATCACTATCAAAAACCACGTTCTTTTGCTGAGGTTGCGCCTGGATTAGAATTACCAAAAGAAATCGAAAATTTGGTGATCAGCTGTCTAGCTAAAGTAGCACGCGATCGCCCCCAAAGTATCACTGAAATCCTAAAAGTTTTAGCGTCTCTAGAAAAGCCTGAGCATACACGCGAAATTAAGCAAGATCATCCGCTAGTTCCTGCTACTACAGTCAGCACTGAGCTTGAACAAAAGACAAAAGCCGATTTGCAGGTATCCTGGTCAAACGATGAAATCGCTCGTGCCATTTCCTGGCCTCAAAATAAACCAATTGCCGATATTGTCTTTCCCCACCCCATTCATACCAATGGAGAGATTTTACCAGCCCTGTGGGTGATGCTACCGCAAGAAGAAATTCAAAAGCGCTTAGTGTGTACCCGCTATAACCAATTTCTGTTCATCTCTATTCCCCATCCGATGCTGCTATGGATTACTGTCATCTACAACCACAAACATAGTGCTAAATGGTTCCCTTATTACCTTGATCTCAAAACCAGCCTTGGTCAAGAAATTACTCGATTACTACAGCACACAGGTTATTACCGCCTGTTATTCTTTACACGAGAAACACCAAATAGCTGTACCCATATCTTACTTTCTAGCGTCGCTTCTGCCCAGCGCCAACGACTGCAAGAGTGGGTCGCAATGAGCAATACAATGATGTCCTCTGCCGACCCGCAAATTAGTAAAAGCTTACTCAAAAGCGAGTACGAAAAGATTAAGCCTCAAATTCTGGCAAAACTGGAAAGTATTGATACAGATTCTGCATACGAGTTTTCCAGCTAGGAATAATTTCTTAATGTTACATCTTTTAGATGGAACTAAGGGGTGCTCACTCAGCGAATGTAAACTTTTATAAACAAAATATATATAAAGATGTAAGTTCTAGTTATATGTATAAAGAGTGAAAACACTAGCTTGCCAAATCACGGCTATGTAAATTCTCTGTCAATCTTCCTGTATACATCATTCCGGGGGATTGAAAATTTACGCAGGTTAATCAGCACACTAGACGAACCAAAAGGAAGTCTGGCTCAAGCAAACAGTAGATTTGCCCTACAAAATAAAAGTAAGTCTAGACTCTAGCAGATGTGTCGTCGAAAAGTTTACTCATTGTTAGTTTTTTGAATTGGATTTTTGTCCAAGCTTTGCGAAAATTAGTTATCGAAGTTGACGCCCCGACATCCCCAGCTCTTTTCCTCCTTGGAACCAAGCAAGAGAAGGAGGTCGCCCACTGCGACAGTAGAACGACTCTATGCCATAGTGGAACCGGAATCTAAGCCCCACTGGTGCTTAAGAAGTTCTTGATAAGTTGCCTCGCGCACGACCATTTGCTCATATAGCTTGACTAAAAAATCTTTAGCTTGATCGTGGCTCATATTTTGCACCTGAGTAGAAAATGAGCAGATGCTGAATTGCTGTTCCAAGGATAGTTTCATTGGTTGGTTCATAGTTAGTTAACTCCGAAAAAAGAACGCGTAAAGATGATATCGCTCACAGAAGTCCAAATGGGATAATATTTGGACTTATAACAGTCCAACATTTGTTCCTCCGTATTAAGAAAGATAACAATTGTTTGACATATTGCCCACATCCTAAATGTGGACTTTTTCTTGTCTGATATCTTGCACCTAATCCTACTGATATACCACCCAAGTCAGCCGAGCCATATTCCGGAAAATAGGCTGCGTTTGAACTCAGATAAGTATAACTACCTCCCTGACTGCTGACTACTTTACACAACTCTGGTTTGTAAAGAAGCTCAGATGTTATCCTTAACCCTCGATAGTTTTTCTTAAACAGAAAAACTAAGATGCTGTCTCCCTAATATGGAGGAAGCTTTGGAGGGTAGGGATTTTAAGGAGGTTGGGGAATGAATGGTAATAAGCGTGAATTATAGTCGCTCTACCTTATTACGTGCAAGATGTCAATTTACCAATTTATGCAAATTCAGCCTTCTTAAATCACTTTGGAGGCTAAAAATATTTGTATCAAATTGTAAAAAGGAAAAATGCTCACGCTGAACAAATTGCTGAGTATATCTACCAAATAGGAGTCAGGAGTAAAAACTTATAACTTTGCTAATTCGGGATTTTAAATTTTAGATTTTTCCTTCAATCCCTGACGCAAGGCTAGCGCAGCGTAAAGCCTGCGGCATGGCTTCTCTACGAGACGCTGTTCGCGTCTCCCCTTCTCACATTGCCAGAGGCTAACGCCTGCCGTAGGATGCCCGAACGCTGCGCGAATAAGTCGGGAAACCCGCTGTTAGCGCCTGACTCACCACCCTGCTTCACCAAAATTCAAAATCTAAAATTGAATGACTCATAACTTTTTAGTCAAGTGAGACGATGACAACTGTGATGTTATCGTGCCCTCCATGCTCCTTAGCAGCCTCAACTAGAGAAATGGCGACCTTATCAACAAGCCAAGGACTGTCTTGGAGGCAGCTAGCAATCTTCTGTTCGACAAGTTCTTCGGTGAGACCATCACTACATAACAGCAAGCGATCGCCAACTTTTACATCCAGTGGTTGCACATCAATCTGATGCAAGTCTTCACGCCCCAAACAGCGCGATAATACATGACGAAAAGGATGTAATCGTGCTTCATCTAAGGTGATGTCACCTATTTTGATTGCCCGTGCTACCCAAGTGTGGTCTTCTGTGATCTGTTCTAATTGCGACTCTCGGAAGCGATACAGCCGCGAATCGCCAACATGAGCGCACCAAGGCGACTCTGGGGAGCGAAAAATTACCGCTACAACCGTTGTACCCATGTCGCCGCGTTCGGGATGATTTTGCTGATCCTGCAAAATCGCTTCATTGGCACCCCACAAAGCTTGCTCTAGCAATTCTTGAGAAGATTTAGAAGATTGCCAATTTGCCAGCAAATATGCCTGAATTTCTCCAGTGGCAATCCGACTTGCTTCCTCACCTCCGGCATGACCACCCATACCATCGGCAACAACGAAAAACCGTCCCTCTGGGTCGATATGGTAATTATCCTGATTATTAGAACGAATAAGTCCCGGATCGGTAAAACCCGTGAAATTAAGTTTCATAAATTTTTTGCAACAATTAATACATCCGATCGTAACGGTCTAGGCGTAAAAGTAGTCGGATCAGGATCACTGAAAGCCCTGCTGCAATTAAACCAGGCACTAGTGCCCACCATAGATAATTGTTAACCACTAAGATCGTAGCTGAAAGTGTGAAACCACTGATTAACAGAGCATAGCTTATTGAGAGCTGAATACTGCTTTGGCGCCGCAACAGCCGTTCAGTTTCTATAGACCGAACGCGCAGGCGCATGTCTCCCCGTTCTAGCTTCTCTAAGGTATCCTCTAACCTACGTGGTAGACCGAACGCAGTACTACTTACCTGAGCTGCTTGACGACTTAATTCGTTAAGAAAGCTATTCCCCTCAGAACCATTCATATCGGTCATAAGCTGCATTGCATATGGTTTGGCAACTTCCATAAAGTTAAACTCTGGATCTAAACCTTTGCCTACCCCTTCTAAAGTAGAAAAGGCTCGCATCACAAAAGTGAAGGTTGCAGGAAATCTAAATGGCTGATTATAAGCTATTTCGTAAAGGTCGTCACTGATTGCCGCGACCGATTGATTTTCAAAGGGCTTATCCATGAAATGATCCAGCATATACTGGACGGAACGTCGCACTGGGCCCATGTCATCCGTTGGGGCGATCGCGCCTAAATCGATCAGAGACTGAACAACGCGATCGCCGTCTTTTTGGGCAATACCAAATAGTGTTTGCATCAATCCTTCGCGGACGTTGGCTTTAATCCGCCCCATCATGCCGAAATCGTAGAATATCAAAGCACCACTTGCACTAATGGCAATATTGCCTGGGTGGGGGTCGGCGTGGAAAAAGCCACTATTGAGTAACTGTAGTAAGTAGGCTTGAGCACCTTGACGAGCGATCGCCTTTCGATCCAAACCCGCTGCTTCTAAAGCTTCATACTGGCTAATTTTAATTCCAGGGAGATATTCCAAGGTCAGTACTCTAGAAGTGGCGTAACGCCAGTATATTCTTGGGACATTCACCCAATCGTAGCCGCGAAAGTTCCGGCGAAAAGTATCGGCGTTACGACCTTCGTTAAGATAATCAATTTCTTCCCAAAGAATGCGGCAACACTCTTCATAAATACCCAACCAATCTCGCCCCCGTCCCCATTTAGGATGGTTTTGAAAGTAGCGGGTAATTCCCTTGAGAATTTGTAAATCTATTTCAAATAACTTCTTTAGTCCAGGACGTTGCACCTTGACAACAACCGATTCCCCAGTATGCAGCACAGCTTTGTGTACTTGCCCCAAGCTAGCAGCAGCTAAGGGAATAGGTTCAAAATTATGGAAGAGTTCAGGAATTTTCTTGCCTAGTTCTTTCTCAATCGTCGCTTCTACTTGTTCATAGCTAAATGCCGGTACTTTGTCTTGTAACTTGGCTAGTTCTTCTACATATTCACCAGGGAATATATCAGCACGGGTAGAAAACAGTTGCCCAACTTTGATAAAGGTTGGACCTAAATCCAGCAGGGTATTGCGAATCCAGACTGCTTGGGTTTTGCGTCTTGCAGCTTGCTTTGCCTCAGTCACACCACCTGGATAACTCCAAGATTTGTTGTATAGCCAAAGTTTGAACAATAAGGTCAAGACAAAAGACCAAATGTCCACAAAACGCCGTCTGCTAGAGTATTTTTCCCGATTCCAACGGTATGCCTTATCTGAATAACCTTGTTCCATATGCTGTGTGTACCGTTGGTTTGCAACCGAATCACTTAGAAGAAAAGACACTCTGATTCCTAAACTGTTTTTGATCAAGTGACATTTGTATTTTGTCCTTTGTCATTTGTGCATAATTTTTGGCCTAATGACTAATGACCAATGACCAACGACTAAATTTATGCAGAAGTTCGGCGATAATGTTGCAATTCTGTTCGTAACAGGGCAATTTCTGCTCGTAATTCATCAATATCTGCTTGCAAGTCACCTGAATCAGAATTAGCTTGCCCACTACCTGTGGTAGGTTGACCAGCATTAGCAACTTCTGCTGACCGATTTGCCCGCTCTAGGACTTCTTCTGTAAACTGGCGCAACTGCTCTCTAGCTTCGGCATCAAATTTGCCCAGATCACTCAAAGCATCGGTCAAGGCGACCTCTAAACGCTCATTAACTACTTCAGCTACCGCTCTGCCTACGAAAAAGGCTTGTACAAGGGGGTTACTCATAAATTTTTGTTACGTTGATCCGCAAGAGAATTATAACTTGCCTGTATGCTTTACGGCTTCTGTTGTTGAGCTAGAAATTTACATGAGGCGATCGCTTTATTTATCACATTCCAGCAACTCTTGATAATATTGCTCTGGTGTACTCGGTAAATAAGTTGTCATTTGCAAAGTTTGTTCCCTCAACTTGAAACCTTGGGTAATGTTAATCTGGCTGAGGAAATCGATATCGTGGGAAATTACCCAAAGCGCTCCTTGGTAATCATTGATACCTAATACCATTTGTTCAACAGTTTCAATATCCAGGTTATTAGTTGGCTCATCAAGAATCAGTAGATCGATTTCTGAGATACTGATCATAGCGATCGCTAATCTTGCCAATTCACCTCCACTCAGTACAGAGGCGCTTTTGTGAACGTCATCATATTTAAACAGAAAGTGTCCTAGTTGTTGACGCAAAAGCTGATAGCTGAGATAAGGATTAGTAGCTTGCATATTTTCCAGAATTGTGTTTTGGCGATTTACCAATTCGTAGGTTTGATCGAGATATACAGCTTTCATTGCTGGTGTGAGCAAAATCTCACCTGATTCTAAAACCGCTGTTTGGTTTTCCACCCCCAAAATTGCTTTGACCAGACTCGATTTACCAGAACCGTTTGCGCCGATAATGGCTATGCGATCGCCAGAGGACACATGCAGCTGAATATTTTG from Nostoc sp. UHCC 0926 includes these protein-coding regions:
- a CDS encoding glycosyltransferase family 2 protein, with the translated sequence MNPKVSVIIPAYNTEAYIAKAIESALEQTLTDIEVIVVDDGSSDKTVEIVKSFTDQRLKLIVNQQNLGVSAARNRALRAAQGEWIAVLDSDDWYAPERLEKLVLLAEETNADMIADDPYLIKDGATSPWSTLIQESGEHIDKILQIDLIYFVETDIYGKAGLRLGLSKPIFKREFLVKHGIDYDETISIAEDFWLDLKCLINGARFFIVPEPYYFYRSRPISLVRQSILLRLNQYISATNSFMQQEVVKKNPALMHALSYNLAVYQKNLAYFQVVVPIKQGKWLTALRKMGENPYFFPDFLSRFNTIIERRIQYYVRGNKSVYDMSYNLNKKRKATN
- a CDS encoding serine/threonine-protein kinase, with the translated sequence MSDPNIGRLLSKRYQLQELIGTGAMGRVYRAKDTLLGGVPVAVKFLALSIQNEKMRLQDRFEREAKTCALLGQKSIHIVRVMDYGVDDNNTPFYVMEYLQGQSLNNIIRKQRLPLPRFLSMARQLSLGLQCAHDGIPVEGTICPIIHRDVKPSNILVIQDASFGELVKVLDFGIAKLLQSDGDHTKFYLGTLAYSSPEQMEGKELDNRADIYSLGIMMFEMLTGKMPLVVPSHSFGAWYKTHHYQKPRSFAEVAPGLELPKEIENLVISCLAKVARDRPQSITEILKVLASLEKPEHTREIKQDHPLVPATTVSTELEQKTKADLQVSWSNDEIARAISWPQNKPIADIVFPHPIHTNGEILPALWVMLPQEEIQKRLVCTRYNQFLFISIPHPMLLWITVIYNHKHSAKWFPYYLDLKTSLGQEITRLLQHTGYYRLLFFTRETPNSCTHILLSSVASAQRQRLQEWVAMSNTMMSSADPQISKSLLKSEYEKIKPQILAKLESIDTDSAYEFSS
- a CDS encoding NblA/ycf18 family protein, with product MNQPMKLSLEQQFSICSFSTQVQNMSHDQAKDFLVKLYEQMVVREATYQELLKHQWGLDSGSTMA
- a CDS encoding PP2C family protein-serine/threonine phosphatase; the protein is MKLNFTGFTDPGLIRSNNQDNYHIDPEGRFFVVADGMGGHAGGEEASRIATGEIQAYLLANWQSSKSSQELLEQALWGANEAILQDQQNHPERGDMGTTVVAVIFRSPESPWCAHVGDSRLYRFRESQLEQITEDHTWVARAIKIGDITLDEARLHPFRHVLSRCLGREDLHQIDVQPLDVKVGDRLLLCSDGLTEELVEQKIASCLQDSPWLVDKVAISLVEAAKEHGGHDNITVVIVSLD
- a CDS encoding ABC1 kinase family protein; the protein is MEQGYSDKAYRWNREKYSSRRRFVDIWSFVLTLLFKLWLYNKSWSYPGGVTEAKQAARRKTQAVWIRNTLLDLGPTFIKVGQLFSTRADIFPGEYVEELAKLQDKVPAFSYEQVEATIEKELGKKIPELFHNFEPIPLAAASLGQVHKAVLHTGESVVVKVQRPGLKKLFEIDLQILKGITRYFQNHPKWGRGRDWLGIYEECCRILWEEIDYLNEGRNADTFRRNFRGYDWVNVPRIYWRYATSRVLTLEYLPGIKISQYEALEAAGLDRKAIARQGAQAYLLQLLNSGFFHADPHPGNIAISASGALIFYDFGMMGRIKANVREGLMQTLFGIAQKDGDRVVQSLIDLGAIAPTDDMGPVRRSVQYMLDHFMDKPFENQSVAAISDDLYEIAYNQPFRFPATFTFVMRAFSTLEGVGKGLDPEFNFMEVAKPYAMQLMTDMNGSEGNSFLNELSRQAAQVSSTAFGLPRRLEDTLEKLERGDMRLRVRSIETERLLRRQSSIQLSISYALLISGFTLSATILVVNNYLWWALVPGLIAAGLSVILIRLLLRLDRYDRMY
- a CDS encoding DUF6825 family protein; amino-acid sequence: MSNPLVQAFFVGRAVAEVVNERLEVALTDALSDLGKFDAEAREQLRQFTEEVLERANRSAEVANAGQPTTGSGQANSDSGDLQADIDELRAEIALLRTELQHYRRTSA